The sequence gcggacattcgtctcggcagtccgttccacacccaactaggctatcgccgcttttagaCTGGATATTagtctttttattttctatacgaCCACGACAATGTGACTCCACTGCGGATGGTgcgtggagtggggtccaatagaagaCGAGATATGATtgctcctcggcagtcgacacaattatgccggcctgttggagccggatataaaGAGATAGATCATGGAACGCGATCCACTTTCTTAGggcactatggcgagttttaactccttgtgtacgatAGGTGCGATCCGGGCGGGTAAAAGAGATATTATCCAACGACTAGTAAATTAGTCCACTATTTATCACgattgtctatttttttttgtttcgcatACTAGACCAAAGCACTGAATATTCTATCGTTCATGCAGTGCCATCTAGTAGTTTGTATTTCGTCCTTGGTATATATCGTTACTACTGTGTATTACCACGCGATTGCTATCAAGCGGATAACGTTTACTAGTATAAATAATGatgtttaacttttttatacatgTCTACAAGGTATTGAGATTCGTCAGTTATTTTAATAGGCGTACACAGATACAAAAACATCTACTTAAATGGAAGCCATTGGGAAAAGATCGCCCCTAAGGAAGACCAGGAATGCGCTGGAAAGACGTGAAGAAAGTCGGCGGATCGAACTGGATAAAAAGAGCTCAATAGCGCAGTGAATGGCAGATGTTAAAGGAGGCTTACCCGAGAAGATTGAAAAAGGCTAAAGAAGAAGGAGTAGAACATCCTCACGTCTTCTTTCACACCTTCAAAAGCTTAAGCAGATGCACAACTGGTGCATCAACTATCCCACGTGTGTatttcgttccatgatgtgataggagacaaAATAACTACAAACAAATGCTACATACATGTTAAAACAATCTTGAAAACTTGTTGGAATATTGAAAAGCGTTGAAATGTAATGCCATCGCTGATCATCAGTATATCAGCCCTCACACTGCAGTCATAACATAATACACGTCAtatactacgccaccgaggcagtcataagaGGCGGACatgagtaattttattgttattgataaGGGAAAATATTGTGCGGCTTCATGACGGGGATTATTGATATGAGTATTTACGCGGATTACTTGGTGACATGGTTACAGAGTTTAAATTAGCGCGAGGCTCGGCCTAGGTCTcgaagtggcgatagcctagttgggaatggaatggactgccgagacgaatatccgtagATTTAGACCAAAGGGCACGCACCTGACTTGAACAGACACTCGGACTTTTCCTAAAAGTTATGTGGATCATCCATAGATgcttatcgcttgctttaagaaAGCATAGTGTGAAACCTGTGTACCTGAGAAGGTTTTCTTAAAATTCGCTACTATGCAGAAACCTATTTATGAAAAAGGACTCAACCCcctatttttcttaatattattttatctaaacaatgaaacagattataaaatcgattatatatatcatatatcatcgattataaataaaatatttcattatgtatcGGTAATCGGTAGGTATACAAAGGTTTTATACAATTTCTACAAAGCATCATAAACTAATACATGTTAGaactttaaatatcaataattagaATGTGACTTTATGTGGGTTGAGTCCTTTCTGCTTAACTACATCCAACTATAAATATGTCGGAAAACTTTGTTCAATATCGACACCTTAGGTGCTAAAAGCCATTTCGGGTTATGTTGGGCCATCTTGGGCGGAGTAATGCAGCCAACAAGTAAGTACTGGATGTACAATTTATTGCAGTAGAAAAGCAGTTACATAACGGCAGTGGTTTCAGGCCATGAACATATGTAAATTCGCGATAAAAGTAATTACAATGTATTCTCAAGGGCAATTCAAGCTAAGCACCTTTGCTACTCTCACCGTTACAAATATTCGCGAAATTCTAACCTATTTTTCAAACGCATTCGAAAttctatatatatacatattataaaacaaagtccccttctCTGTCTATATGTATGTGATCGAATTTCtcgaaatctactgaacggatttttatgatatttattatggatatagtttaagaccctgggaaggttataggctactttctatctcgcaaaaatatatagcgggactctaaacccggaaaactcctccacacaggcgaagccgcgagcaaaagctagttgccaataaaaaataaacgacaaAGTACAGAGGTTGCAATTCCACATAAGATATCCATTCACATCACAATACGCAATGATCTTTCTCACCAATTTTTGCATTCTTGAGAGGCAACATACAATATCCTATCAAAGCTTTGATCAGACGTTCTACATAATGGCGTCTCGACTCGTTCGAGGATTCCAtgctttttaacaaaataatacagaTAACGCGATACGAAGGTAAGTAGGAACTCGATGCAGGTTTCCGTCGGACACGGTTTCCTGACACCTTACGAAGACAGGCATAAACCCTTCTCCAACATAataatggtaatttttttttttatcaaactcGTAATGAGCTGCTATAATAGTATAGGTATAGGAATACATACATTAaaagtagatatattttaacttatattcCCATATCGGCTTAATTAAGCTTCATTTTGACTAATCATATTAACTGacgtatgaataaaaatattttatcaaaaaacttGGCAGTAAATTTATATCTGAAAACCCGTTTTTTTATTACCCTGTTTTGGACAGTATGTATTAGTACGTTGACCTAAGTGCGAAATTAGCTTTTTGttacataagtaattttttctTCTGAAATTGTGTTTAGTgatgtataattttttctagCACCCATCGCAAAATTCTCGGTACGCggcattatatttgaatttaaagtgGGCGACCTCCCGCCCACATAGCCGTTTCATTATTGATGAGACAATAAATTGCACAACCAATCCCAAAGTCCGCGCACAAATACAATTCCATATGAGAGTTATGTAACCATCATTCCGTTATACCCTATAGACGACTTTTTTAATGTCGAATAactgattaataatatattttcttttaactttatgTGATGTAATAGTcaacataaaactaatatatttgtgCGCTGACGCAACAGGACAGCGTAGTGAACAATATGCATTTCAATAACACCTGTAAACTACctatgcttacaaataatttgatttaataaaatttatgttcattggttaaaaacttattctatacaaagctgaagagtttgtttgaacgcgctaatctcaggaattattaaaccgattttgattttttttcactagtaGGAAGCTACTAGTGTGTGCTATAGGTaagtttttatcccggaaaaactttttcacgtatGCGTAACCGCAGTAAAAGatagtttataaatagaaaataaaaatattcgatgCAGGGGCGGCagcaaaatgtatgaaaatatttttttgtgatatgTAATTGGTTTTGTGATTAATTTTCAATTAGGTGtcgatatttttatgaatgtagTTCAAACAAAATTCGCAGATGGACCCAATGAAGTTttacaaaaacacaataaaaacatcttaggatgGACTAACggaaattattaaacataaggTACCTAAGTAAATCACTCAATCACTGAAGTAGGTATTCCCGAAAACAACGTCCGCTTTTACTCTTTTGTTATCCTACAAatctttattgtttaaaaactcCTGCACCTATGTTCCTAACACAGCCCAAACAAGTAGCTCTATTGATGAAAATTTGCCCTCGAGTTCtatgtaaaaaatgtgtttaaatttttttaaatcctccCCTGATATGTACTAAAATGTTGCCAAAGGTGAATTTTAAAGaactcatttaaaatattaatcaaaactTACCAAAAACACCACATTGAAGATATGTAGAACGCATTTAAGAAAATTGACGCTGCAGCAGTCCGCATCTCTTGATTTCCTTGGCTTTACTTTTTTCTTCTTTGCTAACAGTGCACTTCcatctttctttttttcttctGCCATATTAATATGTTATCCAACAGTGGTAGTTTGCTCAGTTTCACCTTCGACAACTCATGCTTGCAATCTTCAATTAACCTAGAAAAAATGGAAAGATTTATTATCagtcaaagtaaataaagatgGTGTCATctatgtttgttaattatacttacatttgaTAATGAGTATTGTGGACAaggttgttttataattatattaaaagtcaTAATAAcgaattacattatttatttaattagcaaGCCCTAAGCTATCTTACAAAAGTGGAATATAGTACAACGCTTACtctaaaattatacaacaaagtAATTGTCTCAAAATAATTGATCCACAATTAgtgtaatattgaaaataaaataggtatagtataaaataatatattataacacggaatgaaaaatagcaaaatatttacagacaTTTTAGTTCATAGAAGGTAAAACCAATGTGTAGgcatcatacataatattttaaacttacatTCAGTCATAAATTTCATCACAATGTAAATTCATATCGGAAAATACACTAATGCCTTACTAATCctttggataaaatattttagtgttacaAGTAATGATTGATTCACATACAATTTTGATTATTCATATTACAGTAATGTTTCGTTACATAGTCTGCCCATATAAGGGTTGatactgtataaatatttcataaaacctAGCGATACAATGATAAGAGATATCATCCATGGTTTACCATAACACCAAACTCCTGAAATAGTTCAACTGTTTATTCACTCACAGTCCTCAACATCAATTCCACTGTTCAGTCAAAACTGATTACTTATTCATCATAGTATCTCAGAGTTGTTTCTAACTTATCAACAATCTTTTTGTAAAAAGTGATTTGCTGTCTCAGGAATTTTTGCATTGTAGCTTTTAAATCAACAGTTCTTTCAGACTTGAAGTGATTGATTTCGGCAAGAAGTGCATATGATATAACATCAGTTCTCCTCAATACTTCATTTAACTGCGCCACTTCCATCTTGTGTTCAGCTGTCAGTCTTTCACATTCCCTTTTCTTTTGAACTGCACCCTTATGATTGGCCAACACGTCAGGAAAGCTGCCTACAATTCCTTTGTATAAATGGAATTTATCACCAAGTGGTTCCCAGTCATATTTGGGTTGTTCATCATACATTCTTCCGATTTCAATGTATATCCCACCTGTCATAGTTATCGCAGATGTTAACTTAGATTTGGACACTATAGAGCCTTCATCTAAGCCTAACGAATTACCTAGACTGTAGAAGGCTTCACCAATTTTCTGGCAGTCACTTTTGTACGGTCCCTGGAATCTCTTTGTTTGCAGTACACACATGTTTGATACAGCTTTAACCGAGGCATCCATGCTGTTAATAAAGATGTGGCACTGTTCAGTTATATGATCCACTTGAGACTGTAGTAAAGCTTTCTCAGGTACTATCAATGACACACAGTAGTTAAGACCTAACAAATTGTCCCTCTCTGCTTGCCTTTTGCCAGCCTTCCACCGCTTTTCATCAGTGCAAGTTAAAAAATGCTGCCATACTTCACTTTTTGACAGTACTGGGTGCTTACACATCCAATCAACAAATTCTTGAAGTTGAACTCTTCTACGTTCAATCAATTGCTCATCATACCTACCAGAAATTTGCTTATCTGGCAATGGTGGTATTGGAATAAGAGTGAACTTTTCCTGTAATCTCTCATGTAGCCAGTCAAAATGCTTGTATCTCCTTGATACTTGTATATTATTGAACGAAGGTGTCAGCTGATATGCTATGAaactttttattcctttgaatttTGACTCCTTTTTTGGAGAAGCTACTGTAACAGTGTATGGCTGCGATAAAGGTGACCATACATAACCTTCTTCatcttgtataatatataccttATCTGAGTCTGGCACTTCAACATTAAGTGTGGCCAGTAGGTAGCTCTCTCCGCTGATTTTAGATGAAGGTGCAAATTTATTCTTTCTAACTGTGCCCACGGAAGAGCCAAAGTTGGAAGCATTGTCATCAATGTGATGATTGTAATCATTGATAGGCATTCCTGGTAGTGGTGTGAGTGGAGTCTGCGGGGTGTACGAGGGTGGCTTGTGCTGTTGTTGTGCTGGACCGATCTCCGAGTATGTGTCGTCATCCCAATCATCATCCCATCCGTCTTCATGAGAGGCGCCCCGTTGGAAGTTATTGTCACCTGCACTGAACTGTGAATCACCCCAGTCATCAGCTGCTTGATCATATCTTGGAGCAGGAGGAGCTGCTTTCGTTTGTGAACTTTCTTCAGGTGTGAGTTTTCTCACATAAGCTGCCGGGAACAATCCAGTTTCTCCTTTAGCATTCCGGCCCTCCCACCATCCTTCACCAATTTCAGTATTGAGTAGCGTAAGGATTTCACCACATGTTATTGACATTTCTGTGGTGCCCGGCTCTCCAGTGAAGTCATACAGGGCCTGCACTTGGGCCGACATCGTGACCCCTTACCTAcaacaatttttaaaagaattatttaacAACCTGAGCAATGTTTATTACAAAGGAATGGCATATCGAGTGCTTATGTTATCTTATCAGTGTTATCTAGAAATGTAGGGAATATAAATGCGATAATTCGGTACATTCGCGTGGATACCGTTTCTTGCTTTATTACTAGAGTATGGATTTAGGACAGCGTGCGGCGCGGGTTCGCAAGGCGCTGACACATATTCCTAATAGCCCCCAATTAAGCATGGCTGGTAATTGACAAATTTAGAGGTGGACACTGTTTGTGGCCTCGTTCGACCGGACTAGAGGTGCACCACTGTTATTAAGCACTATTATGCAAAACACAAAACATTGTACGTAGAACGAAATTcgaatacaaaatgtaaatttaaaactaaggaTATTCGAGTGAACCGACGTATTTCAAAATCCAACTGGTACCAATTTATATTAGGAACGAGTGTAGCACTATTTTAACAAAGTGATTGACATTGCAAAAacgaaaaacaattttataaattctttggtTTTGTGATGGAAATCAACTCAATGACGTCAATTTATGAGCGTGTATGAAAAGCCATGGATAAAGTAGTACAATCACACAACATCTTTTGTATGAATAAccgaaacaaattatataaaacgcATAATGAtagaaaaacaaacacatttacTTACTTTTACTGACGAAAAAACGTAATTTCAAGGCGGATACACCGATTGTACAGTCATCTGTTTGACAAATTAAAGATAGGCTGTTTTCATTGCAGCTTGTTCTCGATTACGTGGCATGTTTATGGAAAACTGGctaaaatatttgtagaaaaaCAAATGTCGTAGGAAATAGCCAATCCTCAGAGACTACACCTCTGTAGTAACCAATCACAAAATGGCGTTCACGAAACTTCTGATGCTGGCTCTGCGCTGTATTGAGAATTTGCCGGTAGATGGCGTGACTAGGATTCGAATTTATAATCTTTGTTTTGCGGTACTCTGTAGAGTTTTCAGAAAACggtttaattaatagttataattaattacattatgtaaacattgttatattataaagtatttgttttaaaaaaatcctaataaaagatttaaaacaatgattagTACACACTTATACTtggagaaaataataactgtTATGATTTTCTTAAGTAAATTACTGACTGACTGTTCGCCTTTTGAAACTTcgtggatgttttttttataaaagttttaggGTATATAGAGATGCTAATGCTGAACGCTTATTATTGCAATAACCTTATAAAAGACTTAGGTCACGTCATATATTTCAGTTTAATTTGGGGTCAGTACAATAagctttcaattaaattatgtttgctTAAACGGTTTACCAGTGTTTACTTAGTACTAAAATATCAGACTTTCACGACCCACAGTGCCTCCTGTCAGAAATTAGCACCGTTTAGGAATCCAAATTCAGATAAATTCCTGTGACTGTATACAAGATAATTTCCTACAAATGTTAACGCTTATAGAAAACtgaaaatgtatgggaatgacataagtacatacataccttatcgataagtctatcactaggatatgtcattctcatacataacgttagcatTAACGATTGTGAAAACTCATCTTCATTACAAACCATGTAGGTTGACCGTAGGAGacaaattattcaatatacgagtatatattttttactgtattcTCAAGACTCCGAAAATAACAACcgatgaataataaaataaaaatatgatatcatACTTTTAATGTAACTACGCATTTTCAAGTAGGAATGTACCaagaaaatataactataagttCATGAAGTGAAGAAAAGTTGATCTTTGGAAAATACTTACCGTTTGCACCGTCATGTTCTGTGGGACTTATCGACTTCCGGTTTCGCACAAAACTTTAATGCTGGCCGGTAAAGTCAATTAAAGTGTTAAAATAACTGAAAATTTCCGTTATACAGTTGAACTCTTACTGAAAGTCTAGAATTAAGTAGTACGTGAAAATTCTCTTCATCATACCTGGTAAGTTTATGTAAGccttcattaataaataagtacttatattttcattaaatctattaattatttcttatgttacgcgaatgttaaatattcgttcaatgttcaattaaatttaaataaagttaaatgcATAAGTAGATGTTTATTTTCCTTAATG is a genomic window of Manduca sexta isolate Smith_Timp_Sample1 chromosome 22, JHU_Msex_v1.0, whole genome shotgun sequence containing:
- the LOC119190129 gene encoding sorting nexin lst-4-like, with translation MSAQVQALYDFTGEPGTTEMSITCGEILTLLNTEIGEGWWEGRNAKGETGLFPAAYVRKLTPEESSQTKAAPPAPRYDQAADDWGDSQFSAGDNNFQRGASHEDGWDDDWDDDTYSEIGPAQQQHKPPSYTPQTPLTPLPGMPINDYNHHIDDNASNFGSSVGTVRKNKFAPSSKISGESYLLATLNVEVPDSDKVYIIQDEEGYVWSPLSQPYTVTVASPKKESKFKGIKSFIAYQLTPSFNNIQVSRRYKHFDWLHERLQEKFTLIPIPPLPDKQISGRYDEQLIERRRVQLQEFVDWMCKHPVLSKSEVWQHFLTCTDEKRWKAGKRQAERDNLLGLNYCVSLIVPEKALLQSQVDHITEQCHIFINSMDASVKAVSNMCVLQTKRFQGPYKSDCQKIGEAFYSLGNSLGLDEGSIVSKSKLTSAITMTGGIYIEIGRMYDEQPKYDWEPLGDKFHLYKGIVGSFPDVLANHKGAVQKKRECERLTAEHKMEVAQLNEVLRRTDVISYALLAEINHFKSERTVDLKATMQKFLRQQITFYKKIVDKLETTLRYYDE